The Mastacembelus armatus chromosome 13, fMasArm1.2, whole genome shotgun sequence DNA segment TCTGGTTCATGCAGATAATCTCCAATACTTTTGATAACCTACTTTCCGTAAGAGAAACAGAAGATTATTCTCACATTTAATGACATGAATGTATTCagtatatttttgtctttcagcttTTCTGTGACGATGCCACAGGGCTGAAGTTCAACCCCGTCCTGTATCCTCGGGTGAGTTTATCCTCAACTCTCACATTGTGACCTCAGCCTATGAAGCCTGTTAATGTTGCCCGCATTATTCTGTCAACAGCCAAAGTTGCAATATAGGGTTAAAATCTTACACATTGAATATCTGCCACAACTTTGTAGTAACTGACTGTAAATTGTATTTTGAACCCATAAATATTTAGATCCATTTATTTAAGTCCCTGGGGTTTTTAAGCATAAAGTGCAATGTTTCCTTTCTCAACTGTTTCTACACAAGTGTTTTCACTAACTCCCTCTGATTCTTAACCAGAATAAGTCACGAACAGCTCATCACATTTTGTCCCTCATAAGCCCCCCAGTATCTAACCATATTCATCAGAAATGAGTGATAGCACGAGGCAGCAACAGCTTTCTAAAACGGCTATGATGAATGTGTTGCTCCTCCTATGAGCCCAGTGTGATGGAGCATGCTTTCAGCCTGTGCTtcagggaaggaaaaaaaccATCTGTGTCTCAGTCTGCAAGCAGCAGCGACAGGATCGCTGCCCTCACTGGGGGCCATGACAGTTTGTGTTGCATGTCGGCTTTAAGTAACAAGAGTCCAATAAGCTTGCCCTGGAGACATGTTAAAGttgagaaaaacatgttttccaacTAACTTCTAACTtctacagaaaagaaacagaaagtgtgtAATAAGCTGAAAGAGATAAGTTAGAAATCATTATTTTTGCATATGCACAGGGATCCCAGTTGATAGTGGCTTATGATGAACATGAGGTGAATAACACCTTCAAATTTGGAGTCATTTACCAGAAGTTTGGGCAGGTAAGTGATTTTAATGTACTCCAGTTTACTTCATACACACCACCTGATCTTATGCATTATTTAATCTCTTGAATCTTTTTACCTGTGTTCTATCCTCTGCTATTTTTGTCTGCCTTCATTCAGACATCAGAGGAAGAATTGTTTGGGAACAATGAGGAGACGCCAGCTTTCAAAGAGTTTCTCAGTATCCTGGGCAACAACACTGAGCTTCAGGATTTTAAAGGGTAAGAAGATGGGTAGAATACAACTGAATACAAGAACAGAAGCAGAGTGAAgtgtaataaaatgaaaaaaatggagaaCAAATGTGGCTATTAGTGTATTACTATATAGCCCAATAGCAGTATTTAATTACTGTAACCCTGGAGCAATTTGTCCTGATGTGTTGGTCTCAGCAGGCAATTGAGTTCAAATGCTTAGTGGAGAGATCCTAGAAAAGAAGGTGCAGCACATCCATATGCGCTCAGGTTTTATACTATATTTATTGTCTTGCAAGCTAATTCTATTGTGTTACACTTGTTGCTGTTAATGTTTAGAGACTTTAAATTGTAGCAGACACAATTAACCCTATATTACACAACATTTAGATGGGATTGGAGCCATATAAGCTCAGAACCTCATGAAATGACATTCTAAATCTTAACCTACTATTGTGTGTTTTGCTAACGAGACAGGTTCCGCGGTGGGCTGGATGTGTCTCATGGACAGACGGGATCTGAATCTGTCTACACTGTcttcagacagagagagattatGTTCCACGTGTCAACCAAGCTTCCCTTCACTGAGGGAGATGTGCAGCAGGTACCAGGCTTTAATACCTAATAAATTATTGTTACTTTGATGGCATGATGCTTGTAGCTGCCAATTAACAATACTTTGGCTcagaaatattaatattaatattaagcCAGTAATGTGTGGTTGATGACAATGTGCTCTGCTGTTCTCATTGTTGAATTACTATTATGTAAGCTGTGgctaaatattaaatattatttgatGTAACGCCACTAAAATCCTTTTGAAACATGAGTCTGCCTTGCATTCAGTGGTTACGGGTTATATAAACACTGTAAATTGTGCTCTGCTACACAACCGTTTAATAAAATTTTCTCTATCTTCTTTAGCTCCAGAGGAAAAGGCACATAGGAAATGACATTGTGGCTGCAGTCTTCCAGGAAGAGCCCACACCGTTTGTTCCAGACATGATTGCCTCCAACTTCCTGCATGCTTATGTGCTGGTGCAGGCTGAGAACCCATGCACAGAGCACACAACATACAAGGTACAAAAACCGAGCCTGTATTGAGATGATATTGTTTCTGCTTTAAGGTTTTCTACAATAACTCTCAATGAGCTCTGAAGAGTGTTAGAAACTGCCAGCAATTGCTCAGCTCTCAGTTTTCACTTGGTTTCTGCCTCCCAGCCCAAAACCAGAGCTCTCCTGTGAAAACAGAGTAAGACTATTTGTTTTATGTCAACAGGTGTCTGTTACAGCAAGGGAGGATGTGCCTCCTTTTGGACCCCCTCTCCCAAACCCAGCAGTTTTTAAGAAGGTAGGGGACAGTTTTAGTGTTCTGTGAATCAACTCTTCAGTTTCAAATAATGGAAAGTAAtccagcagaagaaaaaagattCAAGATTAGAATAACTATATTATTATCAGGAGGCTTTGCCTTTATACAATCATCTCAACAAGAACTAAGGAAGGAAGAGtatatataacaataaataccaatgcaaagacaaaaatgcaaaaaatagtTATGACAGTTATGACCATTAACAAACCATTATTGTTTGTAAAAGCAGTACATTTACTAAAGGATGTATATATATTGATCACAGTCACTGTCAGAAATGGGAAGAAGActgaaagcaaaacagaaaaccttCAGTTTCAGATTCAGTCATTAAAAGCAGATTTGCATCATGTTCAGACAAAAATAGAGGATTTTAGGCTGATACTCATCATCAGACACAATTTACTATAAATCTGtagacattttctttcttgAGCCCCAAGACCTCTTATTCATTGTCTGACTCTGcccatttctttctctcatgcTGTTTTCTCCTGGTCTTCCTAGGGCCCTGAGTTTCGAGACTTTCTGCTGACAAAATTGATCAATGCTGAAAATGCCTGCTACAAATCGGACAAATTTGCCAAACTAGAggtgacacacactcacacagccaCACTTAAACACCACGACATGCCTTCATACTGTTGAGCTCTGTCCATAGTCACAACCCCAAtgcttcatgttttttatgttgttgaATTGACTGAAGGGGCGAACCAGAGCTGCCCTGCTGGACAACCTCCACGATGAGCTGCACAGACAGAGTCAGGCCACTCTGGGTCTGGGACAGCCCGGGGAGGAGGACAAGCTGGAGAACGGGGGACACGGGGGTCTGCTAGAGTCCTTCAAGGTAAATTTGAACTTGAGGAAAAGTTTAACTGGCACTACATAATTTTCTTTCAGCTCTGTGACGTTCATTTCATTATTACTGCAACACAATGGTGTGAGGTAAATGCCACAGGTCTGCAAGATAATTTAAGGTGTTAAACTGTTACTACTGTTGCCGCTGCCTTTTTCTGTGCTTGAATATTTGGGCCTTATGCTCAAGTGTGTGTAGGCGTACCTGCAggtgcatctgtgtgtgaaaacaaatgcagttgCTGCTGTGCTCACATTACCATATAACTCATGTCATACTTTCTCTTCAAGGCTGTTGTCCCAACTAATTTGGATAGTTTGGACTAGCAAATCATTTATTtccatcagtgtgtttgtatgtgtgagggAAATATATTTGTGACTCAGGTGACAATTTGCTTCTCTTACTCTTTGTAGACACTGTGGACACTCACTTTGCACTTCCTGCAGTCAGGCCCAGCAGGCCCTGTTCTCATTGCTGTCATTGCACTTACTCTGTGTTACCTGTAATACTGCAAATTCAACAGGAGACTACTGCATGAtaataaacaattattttgtgAAATTCTTGTTTatgcttttcaaaaaaaatgcacacagcATATTTTCAAACCAATTTACATTTTTGAGAGAACTATGTTTtccaaattatgtttttattacctGTAATTTAATCAATTTAATAAACTCAATAAATAATCCATTACAACACTTATTACCAATCAGTATAAGAATATAAAGTCATATATATgtagtataatataataaactACAGGTAtaataatacagtataatacacTCAGGATTAGTATGATGCATTCATCCGTCCACTCATACTGACTTGGCTCCTTCCTTAGAGAACTGCATCCTCTGGTGGTTGCATTTTGCAATAgcataaatctttttttctaattcatACAGGACAAGAACTCAATccatataaaaacattaataattaaatttcCCTTTTTGATGTCCCACCTCTCTGCCCCTGACCTCCTCTCTGCCCCTGACCTCCTTTCTGCCCTTCCACATGTACTTTCCCTTTTGCTTCCCTCTGTGCTCCTCTAGAGAGCCATGCGTGTCAGGAGCCACTCCATGGAGACCATGGTGGGGTCCCACCGTCACAGGAGCCCCGGGGTGGGAGGTGGGGTCCCAGCCAGCCTGAGTGGAGGAGGACTGCCGCAGAGCACCAGTGAATGCACAAAGAGCACCTTCACAGTAAGTAACGTGAAAGTGGGAGGGAAATGGTGGATATAAGTATGTAGAGAAGGAAAATGTTCTGAGCTTGGTATTATACAACTTCTTTACTAGTTGGACCCATGCTCTATTACTTTAAAACATGTATTGCTTTGATTAATATCAAGATCTCTAAtccaaagtgctgtacatcaGTAAGTTTTTACCTTAATGTGCTATAATACTAATGGCAATAGGAGAAAGGTAAAATTATACCTTCATATAGGAcccattttttaaaaccattttacTTAAGTTTttgcaattttaaaaaagaagagaatCCTAATTTTCTGTTCTGTGATCTTTAGCCCCCTGCTCTGTCAGCCAAGTCTCCTCTGAAGAGCCCAGTGAAAAGGCGTTCAGGACTCTTCCCTCGACTCCACTCCAGCACAGAATCCCCTTCAGATAAGCACAGCCGCAGGTTGGTGATTTGGTTGCACTcgcagtgttttcatgttttcaagTGACGTCTCTAATGTGCTGTTTTGTCTGCAGCGACCAAAAGTCTGCAGAGACCTGCCCATTGTCCCAAGAAGTGAGGTCAGAGACATCATCCAATCCCAGCTCACCTGAGATTTGCCCCAACAAAGACAGGTAAGAGCAGCTCCAGTTCCTGGAAAGCATCCTGACATTCCTGTAAATTCTCTACAGGCAGATGGCTGGGGGCAAACTGAGTAAATCTGGTCCTTTGTCAGTGGTTTGTGAAATGAGCAAAATACAGATGTGCAATCAAAAGACATTTTAGAATACATCATTAGAAACTCATATTCCCTCCCTGGGTCTTCTGTCAAAGTCTCCTGTCTGTCAAAGGATCAGACTTTCAGCTTCTCTGTATCTTTGCTTCCATCCGTTTGCCTCAACAGGCCATTCATTAAGATGAAGGAGTCCAGCAGCGGCAGACCAAACATCTCTCGTTCCTCGTCCAGcaccagcagcttcagcagTACCACAGGAGAGACAGAAGCTCTGGAAGAACTGGAGCCAGTAAGTGCAACACTCACAGTCTGTttgaactttttgtttttcatttttccctcaCAGCTGGTCTTTACATGCAGCAAACACAACTGGGAACAAAGAAACGTCTAGACGAGCATGTCAGCACACTGATTGTACTGATTGTAACTCTTCTCAGCTGCTGTGTATTAGGTGGCAGTCACTTGGTTCATGATGTAGCAGTGAGGTGTACCAGTGATCACCACCAGGAAATAtagatacattaaaaaaatgatattgTACAAAGGCAACAGTTGAGTCctgatttgtgtttctgtatgttttatgcCTACATTTCATAATTGCATAATTGATGTTAGACTCAGCCAGGGTAAGTGTTTCTCCTTGTTTCCAGTTATTATGCCTGACTAATCTAagatttatccatccatccattttctatacccgctttttcctgaatcagggtcacggggatctgctggagcgtATCCCACCTCTCTATCGGGTGGAAATCTAAGATTTATGCCAGCCCAAATAGTTGGACCTGCATTAAGTGAATGCTGTTTAAAAAAGTAACCCAAATTAAAGCTGAACATTCAGGGACTCTGACTTTGCTGACACTACAGTTAAAGCTGACTCCAGGGAAAGTCCACACATCTTccgttctcctcctcctccacctcttcctctatGATAAAGCTgagtttttctctgcttcctccttTCCTCAGGCTGGCCACTCTTCTatatcctcctcctctgtgtttaATCCTTCCCTCAGTGTGGACAGCCAGGGATCAGGTACCCCTGTCATCATGTGTCGCAGTCCAACTGGTAAACCAACAATTTTGCGTGAAGAGTAAACACAATTCTCAGATGTCATAgatgaaagatgttttttacAGTAATGAGCATTAGCTTCcttttgtttccatttcctTCCTGTCTCATTGCAGACGGGAAAAATAAGACATCACCAAGGACAAACTTGAAGTTCCGCTTTGACAAAATGAGCCACTCATCCACAGCTGTAAGTCTTAAATTTGATGCCTATTTAGCAGCAGTCTTATAAACCAGAACTCCATAAACTAGACAACTGAATGAACTGAATTAGTGCAGCATGCAAACAGTCACAGTCCACCGTCGGACATCTCGTTATCTCTGGATCACTGTGATGTCACTAAACGCTTTCCTCTAATCTGGCTTCTGTTCACTCTTCTCTTTCACAGTCCGAGTAGCTTTGTGGAATGGAAGAAACAGACCTGCACAATAAAGGGAGAGTGTGAGTCGACGGagttgcaaaaaataaataaatatgtaaatcaACATAACCACAAAATCATTGTAGAACCACTTCTCAAAGCCAAGGATTATACGACTAAATTACCCCACACTTTAGAAAGTAACTGCTGATGCTGCGAGTGTATAGGTGGAAGAAACAGCCGACATGTGGGATATATTTTCAACTGATCTTTAGCTAGAGAAATTACTCAGTGTTACAAGCTGCTGCGTCTCTGCTGTTAAATGTTCACATCCAATGAAAGTCATGGCATGGCAGTAATACTGTGATTGCAGGCAGAGCTAGACTCCGCCTCAGCTTTTTCTCTCACATCTTCTTCATTAGAGATATGATGAGTTAAGAGAATGCTAACATGAGACTATGGCCCGAACTGTTAATTTTTTTCTAGTAGACTGCTGAGTAATCAGTGGAAGGGATGTATTTACATCACGTGTCAGACATcaggatgttttctttttgccctTGTCCTTAAATGGTATGCCTGACAACAGTTCCTCTTTTGCCTAAAAAgtacgcagacacacacatgcacagaaacttAATGTACAATAGACTTACAGTAGCGGAGCCTGTGGTGTGGCAGCAGTGGGAGTTGCAGTTCTCTACTGTAGGATCTCAACTTGGTCTTTGCATATAAACCTGCTTTTCTAGGGAACATGTTTGATTTTGACAGTGCTTTTGTAAGCTTGCTAGCTGCTGCATTATATGTACTGCACTGTAAACGCCACACTGCTGACAGTCATTCTATACCTGTCACAGCATTTCTGTATCTGAAAGGGCATCTTCAAATCACTGAACTCAAGTACTTAGTGGTAGTTAGGTCACATGGGCACAGTAAGAGACACTGCCAACACATTTTGCCATAAGCTTAATTTAGCCAAAGCTGCGCCTTACAATCTATCAAAAGCCCTTTTCACTGCTGAtgctctctccccctctctctctcactatgtGAGAGGATCTGGTTACAGTACAGTTGTGGGTAGCAGATCAACACCCACTTTTGCTGAAAATAGATGTTGCACTTACTGTAAACATTTCACCTTCGGATACCTCCCATTGAAGCTTGCTAGCTCAGTCTATCTGTGTTTAGGTTGGGTGGAACTTTTGAACTGTCTCCAGGGTTTTAAAGTTCCCCAGCATGTGAGCTGATGAAGAAGACTTGAAAAAGATGCTTCAGGTTA contains these protein-coding regions:
- the rap1gap2a gene encoding rap1 GTPase-activating protein 2a isoform X4, translated to MSQTGGRFHNKKAGIRAAVILIGLLHKSRKAKEKEREREESEGKQELLNISTVPLGECPPSPPRTAPPSMKSAEFFDMLERMQDDYIPYPRIEDVLEKGGPYPQVILPQFGGYWIEDVEAQAGTPSSSESSFCEEEEGGEGMSPGGGHNYRLECNSTARAYRKHFLGKEHMNYYCTGSSIGNLIMSLKHEEAEAQEFLRIMLRSRTKTVHDRISLAGINQLPSVPQIAKLFCDDATGLKFNPVLYPRGSQLIVAYDEHEVNNTFKFGVIYQKFGQTSEEELFGNNEETPAFKEFLSILGNNTELQDFKGFRGGLDVSHGQTGSESVYTVFRQREIMFHVSTKLPFTEGDVQQLQRKRHIGNDIVAAVFQEEPTPFVPDMIASNFLHAYVLVQAENPCTEHTTYKVSVTAREDVPPFGPPLPNPAVFKKGPEFRDFLLTKLINAENACYKSDKFAKLEGRTRAALLDNLHDELHRQSQATLGLGQPGEEDKLENGGHGGLLESFKTLWTLTLHFLQSGPAGPVLIAVIALTLCYL
- the rap1gap2a gene encoding rap1 GTPase-activating protein 2a isoform X3 — protein: MLERMQDDYIPYPRIEDVLEKGGPYPQVILPQFGGYWIEDVEAQAGTPSSSESSFCEEEEGGEGMSPGGGHNYRLECNSTARAYRKHFLGKEHMNYYCTGSSIGNLIMSLKHEEAEAQEFLRIMLRSRTKTVHDRISLAGINQLPSVPQIAKLFCDDATGLKFNPVLYPRGSQLIVAYDEHEVNNTFKFGVIYQKFGQTSEEELFGNNEETPAFKEFLSILGNNTELQDFKGFRGGLDVSHGQTGSESVYTVFRQREIMFHVSTKLPFTEGDVQQLQRKRHIGNDIVAAVFQEEPTPFVPDMIASNFLHAYVLVQAENPCTEHTTYKVSVTAREDVPPFGPPLPNPAVFKKGPEFRDFLLTKLINAENACYKSDKFAKLEGRTRAALLDNLHDELHRQSQATLGLGQPGEEDKLENGGHGGLLESFKRAMRVRSHSMETMVGSHRHRSPGVGGGVPASLSGGGLPQSTSECTKSTFTPPALSAKSPLKSPVKRRSGLFPRLHSSTESPSDKHSRSDQKSAETCPLSQEVRSETSSNPSSPEICPNKDRPFIKMKESSSGRPNISRSSSSTSSFSSTTGETEALEELEPAGHSSISSSSVFNPSLSVDSQGSGTPVIMCRSPTDGKNKTSPRTNLKFRFDKMSHSSTASE
- the rap1gap2a gene encoding rap1 GTPase-activating protein 2a isoform X2, which codes for MLRRRSVSFGGFGWIDKSTLSALKARKQELLNISTVPLGECPPSPPRTAPPSMKSAEFFDMLERMQDDYIPYPRIEDVLEKGGPYPQVILPQFGGYWIEDVEAQAGTPSSSESSFCEEEEGGEGMSPGGGHNYRLECNSTARAYRKHFLGKEHMNYYCTGSSIGNLIMSLKHEEAEAQEFLRIMLRSRTKTVHDRISLAGINQLPSVPQIAKLFCDDATGLKFNPVLYPRGSQLIVAYDEHEVNNTFKFGVIYQKFGQTSEEELFGNNEETPAFKEFLSILGNNTELQDFKGFRGGLDVSHGQTGSESVYTVFRQREIMFHVSTKLPFTEGDVQQLQRKRHIGNDIVAAVFQEEPTPFVPDMIASNFLHAYVLVQAENPCTEHTTYKVSVTAREDVPPFGPPLPNPAVFKKGPEFRDFLLTKLINAENACYKSDKFAKLEGRTRAALLDNLHDELHRQSQATLGLGQPGEEDKLENGGHGGLLESFKRAMRVRSHSMETMVGSHRHRSPGVGGGVPASLSGGGLPQSTSECTKSTFTPPALSAKSPLKSPVKRRSGLFPRLHSSTESPSDKHSRSDQKSAETCPLSQEVRSETSSNPSSPEICPNKDRPFIKMKESSSGRPNISRSSSSTSSFSSTTGETEALEELEPAGHSSISSSSVFNPSLSVDSQGSGTPVIMCRSPTDGKNKTSPRTNLKFRFDKMSHSSTASE
- the rap1gap2a gene encoding rap1 GTPase-activating protein 2a isoform X1; amino-acid sequence: MSQTGGRFHNKKAGIRAAVILIGLLHKSRKAKEKEREREESEGKQELLNISTVPLGECPPSPPRTAPPSMKSAEFFDMLERMQDDYIPYPRIEDVLEKGGPYPQVILPQFGGYWIEDVEAQAGTPSSSESSFCEEEEGGEGMSPGGGHNYRLECNSTARAYRKHFLGKEHMNYYCTGSSIGNLIMSLKHEEAEAQEFLRIMLRSRTKTVHDRISLAGINQLPSVPQIAKLFCDDATGLKFNPVLYPRGSQLIVAYDEHEVNNTFKFGVIYQKFGQTSEEELFGNNEETPAFKEFLSILGNNTELQDFKGFRGGLDVSHGQTGSESVYTVFRQREIMFHVSTKLPFTEGDVQQLQRKRHIGNDIVAAVFQEEPTPFVPDMIASNFLHAYVLVQAENPCTEHTTYKVSVTAREDVPPFGPPLPNPAVFKKGPEFRDFLLTKLINAENACYKSDKFAKLEGRTRAALLDNLHDELHRQSQATLGLGQPGEEDKLENGGHGGLLESFKRAMRVRSHSMETMVGSHRHRSPGVGGGVPASLSGGGLPQSTSECTKSTFTPPALSAKSPLKSPVKRRSGLFPRLHSSTESPSDKHSRSDQKSAETCPLSQEVRSETSSNPSSPEICPNKDRPFIKMKESSSGRPNISRSSSSTSSFSSTTGETEALEELEPAGHSSISSSSVFNPSLSVDSQGSGTPVIMCRSPTDGKNKTSPRTNLKFRFDKMSHSSTASE